The Crocosphaera subtropica ATCC 51142 genome includes a window with the following:
- a CDS encoding Stp1/IreP family PP2C-type Ser/Thr phosphatase, with the protein MMNRRFTGLTDPGLLRSVNQDNYYIDPEGRFFVVADGMGGHAGGQEASLIATQRIKEHLEQYWESEASSHDILEEAILKANEGILEDQQNHPERGEMGTTAVVVLFRGEQPLRAHVGDSRLYRIRDGKLEQITEDHTWVARALKMGDIDPEQAKTHPGRHVLFQCLGRKDTQKPEIGTLEIQPGDRLLLCSDGLTEEVADPAIQEIFDHSESCDDIAKNLVEAAKDGGGSDNITVVVVVEE; encoded by the coding sequence ATGATGAATCGTCGCTTCACAGGTCTAACTGATCCAGGACTGTTGAGATCGGTCAATCAAGATAACTATTACATCGATCCTGAGGGACGTTTTTTCGTGGTCGCAGATGGAATGGGTGGCCACGCAGGAGGACAAGAAGCTAGTTTAATTGCCACCCAACGCATTAAAGAACATTTAGAACAATATTGGGAATCTGAAGCCTCTTCCCATGACATCTTAGAAGAAGCCATTTTAAAAGCGAATGAAGGGATATTAGAAGATCAACAAAACCATCCTGAACGGGGAGAGATGGGAACAACAGCAGTAGTGGTACTCTTTCGAGGAGAACAACCTTTACGGGCCCATGTGGGAGACTCTCGACTTTATCGTATCCGTGACGGTAAATTAGAACAGATCACCGAAGATCATACCTGGGTAGCACGGGCATTGAAAATGGGAGATATTGACCCAGAACAGGCGAAAACCCACCCCGGACGGCACGTTTTGTTCCAGTGTTTAGGGCGGAAAGATACTCAAAAACCAGAAATTGGCACATTGGAAATTCAACCTGGCGATCGCCTCTTACTCTGTAGTGATGGTTTGACCGAAGAAGTCGCTGATCCAGCGATTCAAGAAATTTTTGATCACAGCGAATCCTGTGATGATATTGCTAAAAATTTAGTCGAAGCAGCTAAAGATGGGGGCGGTTCCGATAATATTACGGTGGTGGTGGTGGTCGAAGAATAA
- the panB gene encoding 3-methyl-2-oxobutanoate hydroxymethyltransferase has product MGLTTQQLITWKQQGRPIVALTAWDFAFAQLLDAAGIDIILVGDSLAMVALGYETTLPLTLDAMSHHAAAVRRGVKRALVVCDLPFLSYQESISQAIHAAGRVLKETGVQAVKLEGGHPTAIETVARLSDIGIPVMGHVGLTPQSVHRLGYRQQGTTESEAERILSEAIALSEAGAFAVVLEHIPANLARIITAKLPIPTIGIGAGSDCDGQVLVTADLLGLSEKQPPFAKTYLNLRDIVTKAVSDFSQDVRDKKFPEN; this is encoded by the coding sequence ATGGGACTAACAACGCAACAATTGATTACCTGGAAACAACAAGGCCGTCCTATTGTGGCGTTAACAGCTTGGGATTTCGCTTTTGCTCAATTATTAGACGCAGCCGGTATTGATATTATTTTGGTGGGTGATTCGTTGGCCATGGTTGCTTTAGGGTACGAAACCACTTTACCCCTTACCCTCGATGCCATGTCACACCATGCGGCCGCCGTTCGTCGAGGCGTTAAACGGGCTTTAGTGGTGTGTGATTTACCCTTTCTTAGTTATCAAGAAAGCATCAGTCAAGCGATTCATGCTGCAGGACGGGTTTTAAAAGAAACAGGGGTACAAGCCGTTAAACTCGAAGGGGGACACCCTACAGCCATCGAAACCGTTGCCCGTTTAAGTGATATTGGTATTCCTGTGATGGGTCATGTGGGGTTAACGCCTCAGTCGGTGCATCGTTTGGGGTATCGTCAACAAGGAACCACTGAAAGCGAGGCTGAACGTATTTTATCAGAAGCGATCGCTTTATCAGAGGCGGGGGCGTTTGCTGTGGTTTTAGAACATATTCCAGCTAACCTTGCTAGAATAATCACGGCAAAGTTACCGATTCCAACTATTGGCATTGGTGCAGGGTCTGATTGTGATGGACAGGTATTAGTAACGGCAGATTTATTAGGATTATCTGAAAAACAGCCTCCTTTTGCTAAAACTTATCTCAATTTAAGAGACATTGTTACTAAAGCAGTTAGTGATTTTTCTCAAGATGTTCGAGACAAAAAGTTTCCTGAGAATTAA
- a CDS encoding iron uptake porin, which yields MLKLLLTQTVSPVIIGLFFATQPAIASTDRNENLDIVAPTEALEIIRNRPQLQTPLNRDTSKQFKDAGSQPSMSQVTNVGELRDISPTDWAYEALRSLVERYGCIVGYPDRTFRGNRALSRWEFAAGLNACLNTIERLIQENVAVLREDIEKLKRLAQEFEQELIALGARVSNLEERVAFLEDHQFSTTTKLNGEVIITISDAWGERALDFREQDLFNQGLLERRRIDDNGVIGHRSRYNFDTSFTGEDLLKTRFESGTIVNWSDPTGTEMARLGHDSDSGSDTFIDDVYYRFPIGNLTTWVGANSLDIDDIFDVGNPLLFAEESGALSRFIRYNPITFRGPEGKGIGINYAFNDVFILRGLYLSDTANDPSLGNGLFNGNYSTGAQLGVYPTDALSFTFTYLHSYFAAGNSDVSSSTGSYVEPDNQTPQTGQGIAKDPFLGAPTIRDSYGITGNWRINETFNFSAWGGYALARAQGLDAEGNSRKGFGSDVWAWSASLSMVDIGKEGAVLSIAGGSITNSRRIDAITGDLTVPDQDTPYIIETQYRYPLNDNILLTPGVFVILQPDGNNENNSIWVGALRTTFTF from the coding sequence ATGCTGAAACTTTTGTTAACCCAGACCGTATCTCCTGTCATTATCGGTCTATTTTTCGCCACACAACCAGCGATCGCTTCTACTGATAGAAACGAAAACTTGGATATCGTTGCTCCGACAGAAGCTTTAGAGATTATTCGTAACCGTCCCCAGTTACAAACCCCGTTGAATCGGGATACTTCCAAACAATTTAAGGACGCAGGCAGTCAACCGTCTATGTCTCAAGTTACCAATGTTGGGGAGTTGCGGGATATTTCTCCTACAGACTGGGCTTATGAAGCCTTACGCAGCTTAGTAGAACGCTATGGTTGTATTGTCGGTTATCCCGATCGCACCTTTCGAGGAAATCGGGCTTTAAGTCGTTGGGAGTTTGCTGCTGGTTTAAATGCCTGTCTCAATACGATTGAACGACTGATCCAGGAAAATGTGGCTGTTTTACGGGAAGATATCGAGAAATTAAAACGGTTGGCACAGGAATTTGAACAAGAATTAATCGCCTTGGGTGCCAGAGTCAGTAATCTTGAAGAAAGAGTTGCTTTTCTAGAAGATCATCAATTTTCTACCACTACCAAGTTAAACGGAGAAGTCATTATTACCATCTCCGATGCTTGGGGAGAAAGGGCCTTAGATTTTCGGGAACAAGACTTATTCAATCAAGGGTTACTCGAAAGACGACGAATTGATGACAATGGAGTGATCGGTCATCGAAGCCGTTATAACTTCGATACCAGCTTTACCGGGGAAGACTTACTGAAAACCCGTTTTGAAAGTGGTACTATCGTTAATTGGTCAGACCCCACCGGCACTGAAATGGCCCGTCTTGGTCATGATTCTGACAGTGGTAGTGATACCTTTATCGATGACGTTTACTATCGCTTTCCTATTGGCAACTTAACCACTTGGGTAGGGGCTAACTCCTTAGATATTGACGACATTTTTGATGTGGGCAACCCTCTCTTATTTGCTGAAGAATCTGGAGCTTTATCCCGTTTCATTCGCTATAACCCCATTACCTTCCGTGGTCCCGAAGGAAAAGGCATTGGTATTAACTATGCTTTCAATGATGTCTTTATTCTCAGAGGACTCTATCTGAGTGATACTGCTAATGATCCGTCTCTGGGCAATGGTTTATTCAACGGGAATTACAGTACCGGGGCGCAATTAGGGGTTTATCCCACTGATGCCCTTAGTTTCACCTTTACCTATCTGCACTCGTACTTTGCAGCCGGCAACTCTGATGTTTCTTCAAGTACCGGTAGTTATGTCGAACCCGATAATCAAACCCCTCAAACCGGCCAAGGTATTGCCAAAGATCCCTTCTTAGGGGCCCCAACCATTCGAGATAGTTATGGGATTACAGGAAACTGGCGGATTAATGAAACCTTTAACTTCTCCGCTTGGGGTGGTTATGCTTTAGCCCGCGCCCAAGGTTTAGATGCTGAGGGGAATAGTCGCAAAGGGTTTGGGTCCGATGTTTGGGCTTGGAGTGCCTCGTTATCTATGGTTGATATTGGTAAAGAAGGGGCTGTTTTAAGTATTGCTGGCGGTTCTATTACTAATAGTCGACGGATTGATGCCATTACAGGAGATTTAACGGTTCCTGACCAAGATACCCCTTATATTATTGAAACTCAATATCGTTATCCCTTGAACGATAATATTTTGTTAACGCCTGGAGTGTTTGTTATTCTGCAACCAGATGGCAATAACGAAAACAACAGTATTTGGGTAGGTGCATTGCGAACCACATTTACTTTCTAA
- the grrA gene encoding GrrA/OscA1 family cyclophane-containing rSAM-modified RiPP yields MQITTKITCVGFLLAVSTLTASIAKSQALLSDNNLTIESRLSRLTEAIQQRGIDIAPETNNDLIGLGWGNGRGGSWGNGYRGGFANRHGGGGFVNRNPWRNGGGFVNGRPWGDRGGFYNRSPWRNGGFINRW; encoded by the coding sequence TTGCAGATTACAACAAAAATTACTTGTGTCGGATTTCTATTAGCGGTGTCTACTTTGACTGCTTCTATAGCAAAAAGTCAGGCTCTTTTATCCGATAATAACTTAACTATAGAAAGTCGTCTATCTCGCTTAACAGAAGCCATACAACAAAGAGGGATTGATATCGCACCTGAGACAAATAATGATTTAATCGGATTAGGTTGGGGTAATGGCCGAGGAGGCAGTTGGGGTAATGGATATCGAGGTGGCTTTGCCAATCGTCATGGCGGTGGAGGGTTTGTTAACCGTAACCCTTGGCGGAATGGTGGGGGTTTTGTTAATGGTCGTCCTTGGGGTGATAGGGGGGGGTTTTATAACCGTAGTCCTTGGCGAAATGGTGGGTTTATTAATCGGTGGTAA
- the grrM gene encoding cyclophane-forming radical SAM/SPASM peptide maturase GrrM/OscB gives MTTHLSINSNENGSIDVSSFGPINLVVIQPTPFCNLDCDYCYLPNRNLKEKLSLDLIEPIFKAIFTSPFVGEFIDICWHAGEPLAVPISYYQEVFKRIDIANQKYNIKQVPIYHSIQTNGILINQAWCDFFKENNICVGVSIDGPDFLHNTHRKTPTGLGTHESVMRGIRYLQENDIYFNIIAVITQESLDYADEMFNFFWENGITDVAFNMEEIEGINETSSLDKVGTEKKYYQFIKQFWELTSQTNDQFKVREFEAICGLICDNQRLSKTDMNHPFAILNIDYLGNFSTFDPELLSVDIKPYGNFILGNVLTDSLESVCDSKKFKQIYKDMLEGVNSCRQSCDYFGVCGGGAGSNKYWENDSFNSTETQACRYRTKIVTDVVLEALENSFGIN, from the coding sequence ATGACAACACATTTATCTATCAATAGCAATGAAAACGGGTCTATTGATGTTTCATCGTTTGGTCCGATTAATTTAGTGGTTATTCAACCGACTCCGTTTTGTAATCTTGATTGTGATTATTGTTATTTACCGAATCGCAATTTAAAAGAAAAATTATCTCTTGATTTAATTGAACCCATTTTTAAAGCTATTTTTACCAGTCCCTTTGTAGGAGAATTTATTGATATTTGTTGGCACGCAGGAGAACCGTTAGCTGTGCCAATTTCTTATTATCAAGAAGTCTTTAAAAGAATTGACATCGCTAATCAAAAATACAATATTAAACAAGTTCCTATTTATCATTCAATTCAAACGAATGGGATTTTAATTAATCAAGCTTGGTGTGATTTTTTTAAAGAAAATAATATTTGTGTAGGAGTCAGTATTGATGGCCCTGATTTTTTACATAATACTCATCGTAAAACACCCACAGGTTTAGGAACCCATGAAAGTGTAATGAGAGGAATTCGTTATTTACAAGAAAATGACATTTATTTTAATATTATTGCTGTTATTACCCAAGAATCTCTAGATTATGCCGATGAAATGTTTAACTTCTTCTGGGAAAATGGCATTACTGATGTCGCTTTTAATATGGAAGAAATAGAAGGAATTAATGAAACATCTTCTTTAGATAAAGTTGGAACAGAAAAAAAATATTATCAGTTTATTAAGCAATTCTGGGAATTAACTAGCCAAACTAACGATCAGTTTAAAGTACGAGAATTTGAGGCAATTTGTGGTTTAATTTGTGATAACCAAAGATTATCAAAAACAGATATGAATCATCCTTTTGCTATTTTAAATATTGATTATTTAGGTAATTTTTCCACCTTTGATCCTGAATTATTATCAGTTGATATTAAACCTTACGGTAACTTTATTTTAGGAAATGTTTTAACCGATAGTTTAGAATCGGTTTGTGATAGTAAAAAATTCAAACAAATTTATAAGGATATGTTAGAAGGAGTTAATAGTTGTCGTCAAAGTTGTGATTATTTTGGAGTCTGTGGAGGAGGGGCAGGAAGTAATAAATATTGGGAAAATGATAGTTTTAATTCAACCGAAACCCAAGCTTGTCGTTATCGGACTAAAATAGTCACGGATGTGGTTTTAGAAGCCTTAGAAAATTCTTTTGGAATAAATTAA
- the bchM gene encoding magnesium protoporphyrin IX methyltransferase encodes MNTTTDDKTIVKDYFNATGFDRWRRIYGDGEVNKVQKDIRLGHQQTIDTVVAWLKADGNLANLSICDAGCGVGSLSIPLAQEGAKIFASDISEKMVTEAQERAQKALKDASNVTFAVQDLESLTGNYHTVICLDVLIHYPAEDAEKMIKHLASLSESRLILSFAPKTLCLTLLKKIGEFFPGPSKTTRAYQHKEKDIIQILEQNGFTIQRKDMTSTRFYYSRILEAVKE; translated from the coding sequence ATGAATACTACCACTGATGATAAAACCATTGTCAAAGATTATTTTAACGCCACAGGATTTGACCGTTGGCGTAGAATTTATGGTGATGGAGAAGTCAATAAAGTTCAAAAAGATATTCGTCTCGGACATCAACAAACCATCGATACAGTGGTAGCGTGGTTAAAAGCTGATGGAAATCTGGCTAATCTATCTATTTGTGATGCTGGATGTGGAGTGGGTAGTTTAAGCATTCCCCTGGCTCAAGAAGGGGCTAAAATCTTCGCCAGTGATATTTCTGAAAAAATGGTCACTGAAGCCCAAGAAAGAGCGCAAAAAGCCCTCAAAGATGCTAGTAATGTTACCTTTGCTGTGCAAGATTTAGAAAGCTTAACAGGTAACTATCACACAGTTATTTGTTTAGACGTATTAATTCATTATCCTGCCGAAGACGCAGAAAAAATGATTAAACATTTAGCTTCTTTATCTGAATCCCGATTAATTCTCAGTTTTGCTCCCAAAACCCTTTGTTTAACCCTTCTTAAAAAGATCGGTGAGTTTTTTCCCGGTCCAAGTAAAACCACTCGGGCCTATCAACACAAAGAAAAAGATATCATACAAATATTAGAACAAAATGGCTTTACTATTCAACGTAAAGACATGACAAGCACTCGCTTTTATTATTCTCGCATTCTCGAAGCGGTTAAAGAATAA
- a CDS encoding protochlorophyllide reductase, whose amino-acid sequence MVENHKSTVIITGASSGVGLYAAKALADRGWYVVMACRNQPKAHQAAQSVGIPLDSYTVMQIDLGSLDSVRQFVKDFRATGKSLDALVCNAAIYMPLLKEPLRSPEGYELSMTTNHLGHFLLCNLMLEDLKRSPAPEKRVVILGTVTHNPNELGGKIPPRPDLGNLEGFADGFKEPVSMIDGKKFEPVKAYKDSKVCNVLTMRELHRRYHDNTGIVFTSLYPGCVADTPLFRNHYPLFQKIFPWFQKNITGGYVSQELAGERVADVVTKPEYGQSGSYWSWGNRQKKDRKAAFVQKVSPQAQDEAKAERMWELSEKLVGLP is encoded by the coding sequence ATGGTAGAAAATCATAAATCAACAGTGATTATAACAGGGGCCTCATCGGGAGTAGGGTTATACGCTGCTAAAGCCCTAGCCGATAGAGGTTGGTACGTTGTTATGGCTTGTCGAAATCAACCGAAAGCCCATCAAGCAGCCCAGTCTGTAGGGATACCCTTAGACAGCTATACGGTTATGCAAATTGATCTGGGTAGTTTAGATAGTGTACGCCAATTTGTTAAAGATTTCCGTGCCACTGGCAAGTCTCTGGATGCGTTAGTCTGTAATGCAGCGATTTATATGCCTCTACTGAAAGAACCTCTGCGGAGTCCAGAAGGCTATGAATTAAGTATGACGACGAATCATCTGGGACATTTTCTCCTCTGTAATCTGATGTTAGAGGACTTAAAAAGATCCCCTGCCCCTGAAAAGCGTGTGGTCATTTTAGGGACTGTCACCCATAATCCTAATGAATTAGGGGGTAAAATTCCACCCCGTCCCGACTTAGGAAACTTAGAAGGGTTTGCTGATGGCTTTAAAGAACCTGTTTCGATGATAGACGGGAAGAAATTTGAACCAGTTAAAGCCTATAAAGACAGTAAAGTTTGCAATGTTCTCACCATGAGAGAACTGCATCGACGCTATCACGATAATACAGGGATCGTGTTTACCTCTCTTTATCCAGGATGTGTGGCCGATACTCCCTTATTCCGTAACCATTATCCCCTTTTCCAAAAAATCTTTCCTTGGTTCCAGAAGAATATTACCGGGGGTTATGTTTCTCAAGAATTAGCCGGGGAACGGGTGGCTGATGTAGTCACCAAACCTGAATATGGTCAGTCTGGGTCCTATTGGAGTTGGGGAAACCGTCAGAAAAAAGATCGTAAAGCAGCTTTTGTTCAGAAGGTATCACCCCAAGCCCAAGATGAAGCCAAAGCAGAACGGATGTGGGAACTGAGTGAAAAGTTAGTCGGACTTCCGTAA
- a CDS encoding DUF6825 family protein codes for MSNPVLHAFFLGRAFAEVLTEKAEESLTNALSELGKFDAEQRENLREFIEEVQLRAEREATKGNTSTTTTTTTDNGSSVDLQETIDDLRAEIARLKAELKNYRSTKA; via the coding sequence ATGAGTAATCCTGTTCTTCACGCCTTCTTCTTAGGCAGAGCCTTTGCTGAAGTTCTCACAGAGAAAGCAGAAGAGTCCTTAACCAACGCCTTGAGCGAGTTAGGGAAATTTGATGCTGAGCAAAGGGAAAACCTTCGTGAGTTTATCGAAGAAGTTCAACTCCGTGCCGAACGAGAAGCCACTAAAGGCAATACCAGTACCACCACCACAACAACAACGGATAATGGTTCTTCTGTGGATCTTCAAGAGACTATAGACGACTTACGGGCTGAAATTGCTCGTCTCAAAGCAGAATTAAAGAATTATCGCAGTACAAAAGCATAA
- a CDS encoding ABC1 kinase family protein, whose translation MTQLETAEKYRWNRENYSITRRRFDIWRFVLSLLFRFWRNGKKWSYQGGFTEEKLAARRKIQAVWIRENLLNLGPTFIKVGQLFSTRADLFPVEYVEELSKLQDEVPAFTYEQVSKIIEKDLGKSLSKLFRNFDPVPIAAASLGQVHKAKLHSGEEVVVKVQRPGLKQLFTIDLAILKKIAYYFQNHPRWGKGRDWIGIYEECCKILWQETDYLNEGQNADTFRRNFRGENWVKVPRVYWRYTSPRVLTLEYLPGIKISHYEGLEAAGLDRKLLAKLGAKAYLCQLLNDGFFHADPHPGNIAVDTDGSLIFYDFGMMGRINTNVREKLMDTLFGIAQKDGDRVVSSLVALGALSPTDDMGPVRRSVQFMLDNFMDKPFEEQSIAEISDDLYEIAYDQPFRFPATFTFVMRAFSTLEGVGKGLDPNFNFMEVAQPFALDLVADMDGNTSNSIIDEITRQATKVSNTALSLPRRIDDTIEKLDRGDIRLRVRSVESDRLLRRLGMMQMATNYSVFLSALVICGTLLFINGYIKIGVVVILLGLVPGWAFIRLLRRINRLDNMF comes from the coding sequence ATCACCCAGCTAGAAACGGCTGAAAAATACCGTTGGAATCGCGAAAATTATTCGATTACTCGCCGTCGTTTTGATATTTGGCGGTTTGTTCTCTCCTTGCTGTTCCGTTTTTGGCGCAATGGCAAAAAATGGAGCTATCAAGGGGGCTTTACAGAGGAAAAATTAGCTGCAAGACGTAAAATACAAGCGGTTTGGATACGGGAAAATTTGTTAAATTTGGGTCCGACTTTTATAAAAGTAGGGCAATTGTTCTCAACTCGTGCGGATTTATTCCCGGTTGAATATGTTGAAGAACTTTCTAAACTACAAGATGAAGTTCCAGCTTTTACTTACGAACAAGTGAGCAAAATCATTGAAAAAGACTTAGGAAAGTCATTATCTAAGCTTTTTCGCAATTTTGATCCCGTTCCCATTGCTGCAGCTAGTTTGGGTCAAGTTCATAAAGCAAAACTTCACTCTGGGGAAGAAGTGGTGGTTAAGGTGCAACGGCCGGGCCTTAAGCAACTCTTTACAATCGATTTAGCAATCCTGAAGAAAATCGCTTATTATTTCCAAAATCATCCAAGATGGGGAAAAGGAAGGGACTGGATTGGTATTTATGAAGAATGTTGTAAGATCCTTTGGCAAGAAACCGACTATCTCAATGAAGGGCAAAACGCTGATACCTTTCGGCGTAACTTTAGAGGGGAAAACTGGGTGAAAGTGCCAAGGGTGTACTGGCGGTATACGTCCCCCCGTGTGTTGACCTTAGAGTACCTTCCAGGGATTAAAATTAGTCACTATGAAGGATTAGAGGCTGCCGGGTTAGATCGCAAGTTATTGGCGAAGCTAGGGGCGAAAGCTTATTTATGTCAACTGCTCAATGATGGCTTTTTCCATGCCGATCCTCACCCTGGCAATATTGCCGTAGATACAGACGGATCGTTAATTTTTTATGATTTTGGCATGATGGGGCGTATTAATACCAATGTCAGGGAAAAACTGATGGATACCCTCTTTGGTATTGCTCAAAAAGATGGCGATCGCGTGGTGTCTTCTTTGGTGGCCTTGGGTGCTTTGAGTCCCACCGATGACATGGGACCGGTGCGCCGTTCCGTACAGTTCATGTTAGATAACTTTATGGACAAGCCTTTTGAAGAACAATCCATTGCTGAAATTAGTGATGATTTATATGAAATTGCCTACGATCAGCCCTTTCGCTTCCCTGCAACCTTTACCTTCGTGATGCGAGCGTTTTCTACCCTAGAAGGGGTGGGTAAGGGGTTAGATCCCAACTTTAATTTTATGGAAGTAGCACAGCCGTTTGCTTTAGACCTAGTAGCTGATATGGATGGAAATACCAGTAATAGCATCATCGACGAAATCACTCGTCAAGCCACAAAAGTCAGTAACACAGCCTTGAGTTTACCACGGCGCATTGACGACACCATTGAAAAGTTGGATCGGGGTGATATTCGTCTGAGAGTGCGTTCTGTAGAGTCAGATCGTCTCTTACGTCGTCTGGGGATGATGCAAATGGCCACCAACTATAGTGTGTTTTTAAGTGCGCTCGTCATTTGTGGAACTCTTTTATTTATCAACGGTTACATTAAAATTGGTGTAGTTGTCATTCTCTTGGGTTTAGTACCTGGATGGGCGTTTATTCGTCTTCTGCGTCGCATTAATCGCTTAGATAATATGTTTTAG
- the grrP gene encoding extracellular substrate binding-like orphan protein GrrP encodes MYKKMPLVALSLMAMLTLPNKSLAETVIERVARTGVLNVSTRVDLVPYAYVNDEDELVGYSVELIELIRETLAQEIGKDVQIKVIVDDSLDERISSLLNREVDIACDTTFTWQRDRFVDFSLAYGVSGIKVFVKEDSNLSSPDSFKNKRIAIIESVLSPESIKVIESQVTVVDVDSIEAGIKAVEDGEVDGFAFDGTILEGTRQTLTNPNAYKVVPDESYFKHGIACMVPEQDSTFLNLVNLTIGKLMDGYIRGDSRYVEMVNRYFGEEGIVPFEPARIKDFFEIIIITREQIPPEQ; translated from the coding sequence ATGTATAAAAAAATGCCTTTAGTTGCTTTAAGTTTAATGGCTATGTTAACTTTACCTAATAAAAGTTTAGCAGAAACAGTTATAGAAAGGGTTGCAAGAACAGGAGTCTTAAATGTTAGCACAAGAGTAGATTTAGTACCCTATGCTTACGTTAACGACGAAGATGAATTAGTGGGTTATTCCGTAGAACTGATCGAATTAATTCGAGAAACCCTTGCTCAAGAAATCGGAAAAGATGTTCAAATTAAAGTCATTGTTGATGATAGTTTAGACGAAAGAATTAGCAGTTTGCTTAATCGAGAAGTTGATATTGCTTGTGATACAACTTTTACCTGGCAAAGAGATAGATTTGTAGATTTTTCCTTAGCTTATGGGGTTTCTGGTATTAAAGTTTTTGTCAAAGAAGATAGTAATTTATCCTCTCCCGACTCTTTTAAAAATAAACGCATTGCTATTATAGAAAGTGTGCTGAGTCCTGAATCAATTAAAGTCATTGAATCTCAAGTTACTGTTGTTGATGTTGATAGTATAGAAGCAGGAATTAAAGCAGTGGAAGATGGAGAAGTGGATGGATTTGCCTTTGACGGCACCATTTTAGAAGGAACACGACAAACTTTAACTAATCCGAATGCTTATAAAGTAGTTCCCGATGAATCTTATTTTAAACATGGCATTGCTTGTATGGTTCCCGAACAAGATTCCACGTTTTTAAACTTAGTTAATTTGACCATTGGTAAACTGATGGACGGTTATATTCGGGGTGATTCTCGTTATGTAGAAATGGTTAATCGTTACTTTGGAGAAGAGGGTATTGTTCCCTTTGAACCAGCAAGAATTAAAGACTTTTTTGAGATAATAATTATTACTCGTGAACAAATTCCCCCTGAACAATAA
- the grrA gene encoding GrrA/OscA1 family cyclophane-containing rSAM-modified RiPP: MIITNKITFMGFLLAVSTLSVSVATANSQKPINAKVSNNIEYRLSRITKAIEKGDIETTNSLPTEAENLLTRGFANRSGGGGFANRGGGGGGFVNRGGGGGFVNRSPWPNGGSFYNRY; this comes from the coding sequence GTGATAATTACTAATAAAATCACTTTTATGGGTTTCTTGTTAGCTGTCTCAACTTTGAGTGTTTCCGTAGCAACAGCTAATTCCCAAAAACCAATCAATGCTAAGGTTTCTAATAATATTGAATATCGCTTATCTCGCATTACTAAAGCAATAGAAAAGGGAGACATTGAAACAACGAATAGTTTACCCACAGAAGCGGAAAACTTATTAACCAGAGGATTTGCCAATCGTAGTGGAGGCGGTGGTTTCGCCAATCGCGGTGGTGGAGGTGGTGGTTTTGTTAATCGGGGTGGAGGTGGTGGTTTTGTTAACCGAAGTCCTTGGCCAAATGGTGGAAGTTTTTACAATCGTTATTAA